The DNA sequence GTAGCCCTGCTGAGGATACCCTTGTGGAGGGTACCCCTGTTGAGGAGGGTATCCTTGTTGAGGGTATCCAGGTGGAGGGTAAGCATCCTTAGGAGGATAACCtatttcaacaacaacaacaaaaaaatcaaaatcaaacccaaatccaaCAAATAACAAAGCAAAGCCAACATGCAAGAGACCAAAAACCCACATACCCTGTGGAGGAGGAACACCAACTGGAGCCTGCTGCTGATTGTAGTAACTCATATCTTCAGAGCAAAACGAAGACTTGGGTTTTGGGTGAaggggttttttgttttgtttttctttatagGGTTTGGAGAGTCGGCTAAAGCTTGAGGAATTTGAAGAAGAAACCGGAAGCCGAATATTTTGGGGTGGGGAACACACGGTTTTGACACGGAGCTTTATCTACACACTAGACTCTTAAAGAGAAAGTAGTTGagaccaaggttttaaatatcggtattttTATATCtatccacagaagattgtctatattcatatctttcacctccaccactttgaaaaatggagatattagatatatcggggatacagtgtacgaaaatatcgtttttgaaaaaagtcaatttattagaaatttagaactacatataaatacatatgaatgtcaacttcatctacatccaaaaagagactttAGGCGGTTGAAAAcccactcgctggtctacgaaaatgcaataatcagaccaagacatatgacccatatagtgcgaattgtagtgatgaacataatagttatagatctctttagagctgccaactgtttcccctataaggggataataaggatgaacccaactagatgactgatcatatacttctccatattgattatatccataagcatcataaccaaattgattgttgctttcatgagattcatttaaGATCCCACTatgctctgtgcctaaactgatagagtcaaaacttaaggcaattgaagaaacatcagatgaggtactttgatcatcagttgcacctctagtcctcctcccatatcgggtcttctcttgagcaccatgaccaactgttctcactccgtggtcttcatcttgggtggcatgatcaaaattaccttcac is a window from the Rosa chinensis cultivar Old Blush chromosome 2, RchiOBHm-V2, whole genome shotgun sequence genome containing:
- the LOC112189393 gene encoding cysteine-rich and transmembrane domain-containing protein WIH2, with the protein product MSYYNQQQAPVGVPPPQGYPPKDAYPPPGYPQQGYPPQQGYPPQGYPQQGYPQQGYPPQQGYAQPPPHQSSSGCLEGCLAALCCCCMLDACF